One window of the Nothobranchius furzeri strain GRZ-AD chromosome 3, NfurGRZ-RIMD1, whole genome shotgun sequence genome contains the following:
- the si:ch211-246m6.4 gene encoding basic helix-loop-helix transcription factor scleraxis, with the protein MKSSSTAQTDGFASELDSGSDSSDGKSTGGCSPRRESVQEAASRPGAPRRRRRRRRSGSAAHRGGGDAPPSGSSKQRQAANARERDRTHSVNTAFTALRTLIPTEPADRKLSKIETLRLASSYISHLANVLLLGEDCRDGQPCLRYRDILHGSAALSAPSLRPICTFCLSNQRKLLRDGGKHAAAL; encoded by the exons ATGAAGTCCAGCAGCACCGCGCAGACCGACGGCTTCGCCTCCGAGCTGGACAGCGGTTCCGACAGCTCGGACGGGAAGTCCACTGGCGGATGTAGTCCTCGGAGGGAATCGGTTCAGGAGGCAGCTTCCCGTCCCGGTGCGCCGCGCCGGAGGAGGCGGCGGCGGAGGAGCGGCAGCGCCGCGCACAGAGGCGGCGGAGACGCGCCTCCGTCCGGCTCAAGTAAACAGAGGCAGGCGGCGAACGCGCGGGAGCGGGACCGCACGCACAGCGTGAACACTGCCTTCACGGCGCTGCGGACTCTGATCCCCACCGAACCCGCAGACCGGAAACTCTCCAAGATTGAGACGCTGCGCCTGGCGTCCAGCTACATCTCCCACCTGGCCAACGTGCTGCTGCTGGGGGAGGACTGTCGGGACGGACAGCCCTGTCTCCGGTACCGGGACATCCTGCACGGATCCGCCGCGCTGAGCGCCCCCTCCCTGCGACCCATCTGTACTTTCTGCCTCAGCAACCAGAGGAAACTG CTCAGAGACGGAGGGAAGCACGCAGCTGCTCTGTGA
- the bzw1a gene encoding eIF5-mimic protein 2-A, with protein MNNQKQQKPTLTGQRFKTRKRDEKERFDPTQFQESIVQGLNQTGTDLEAVAKFLDASGAKLDYRRYAETLFDILVAGGMLAPGGTLSDDMTRTEFCLFTAQEDLETMQAYAQVFNKLIRRYKYLEKGFEEEIKKLLLFLKGFTESERNKLAMLAGILLANGSISASILNSLFNENLVKEGVSAAFAVKLFKSWINEKDINSVAGSLRKVGMDNRLMELFPANKRSCEHFSKYFTDAGLKELSDFARNQQSIGARKELQKELQEMMSRGDPQKEIIAFTREEMKKANLSEQAMIGLIWTSLMSCVEWNKKEELVTEQAIKHLKQYSPLLKAFTSQGLSELSLLLKIQEYCYDNIHFMKAFQKIVVLLYKADVLSEEAILKWYTEAHVAKGKSVFLEQMKKFVEWLKNAEEESESEEEEAD; from the exons ATGAATAATCAAAAGCAGCAAAAGCCGACGCTAACAGGCCAGCGTTTCAAAACGAGGAAAagag ATGAAAAGGAGAGGTTTGACCCTACTCAGTTTCAAGAAAGTATCGTACAAGGCTTGAATCAAACTGGCACTGATTTGGAAGCGGTTGCAAAGTTCCTCGATGCCTCTGGAGCCAAGCTCGACTACCGCCGGTATGCAGAGACACTGTTTGACATCCTGGTGGCCGGCGGCATGCTGG CCCCAGGCGGGACTCTGTCTGACGACATGACCCGCACCGAGTTCTGCCTCTTCACGGCACAAGAAGACCTGGAGACGATGCAAGCTTATGCTCAG GTTTTTAACAAGCTGATCAGGCGTTACAAGTACCTGGAGAAAGGTTTTGAGGAGGAGATCAAAAAG TTGCTGCTGTTTCTGAAGGGGTTCACCGAGTCTGAGCGCAACAAACTGGCCATGCTGGCCGGCATCCTGCTGGCCAACGGCAGCATATCGGCCTCCATCCTGAACAGCCTCTTCAACGAAAACCTCGTCAAGGAGG GAGTCTCTGCAGCTTTTGCTGTCAAGCTCTTCAAATCATGGATCAACGAAAAGGACATCAACTCAGTTGCTGGTAGTCTCCGCAAAGTTGGCATGGACAACAGGCTGATG GAACTCTTTCCTGCCAACAAACGGAGCTGCGAGCATTTCTCTAAGTACTTTACTGACGCCGGGCTGAAGGAGCTGTCTGACTTTGCCCGCAACCAGCAGTCAATAGGTGCGCGCAAAGAGCTGCAGAAGGAGCTCCAGGAGATGATGTCCCGCGGGGACCCTCAGAAAGAG ATCATTGCCTTCACCAGAGAGGAGATGAAGAAGGCCAACCTTTCTGAGCAGGCCATGATTGGCCTCATCTGGACCAGCCTTATGAGCTGCGTGGAGTGGAACAAGAAGGAGGAGCTGGTGACCGAACAAGCCATCAAACACTTGAAG CAATACAGCCCTCTGCTGAAGGCCTTCACCTCCCAGGGTCTGTCCGAGCTCAGCCTGCTGCTGAAGATCCAGGAGTACTGCTACGACAACATCCACTTCATGAAAGCTTTTCAGAAGATTGTGGTGCTCCTCTACAAAG CTGATGTTTTGAGCGAGGAGGCCATATTGAAGTGGTACACTGAAGCCCACGTCGCCAAGGGGAAGAGCGTCTTCCTTGAGCAGATGAAAAAATTTGTTGAGTGGCTGAAAAATGCCGAGGAAG AGTCCgagtctgaggaggaggaggccgaCTAA